Within Novosphingobium resinovorum, the genomic segment CCGGCTGGCGCAATCCTACGCCCGCTATCTGCTGGAGAACGGTGACCTGGCGCGCGCGGCTTCGCTGCTTGGAGAGATGCAGCGCATCGCGCCACGATCGTATGAGGCACTGGTGATGGCAGGCGATCTGGCATCGGCGCAGGGCCGCGAAGAGGATGCCGCGCGCGCCTATCGCACAGCTATCGATGCGTTTCCCGACCGTGCGGCGCCGATGCTGGCGCTGGCCGAGCATTACGACGGTTTGGGCAAGCTGGACGAAGCATCGAAGCTGGTCGATCAGGCTGCCGAAGTGGCGCCTGACGACCCGGAGGTGGAGGTAATGCGAATCCAGCTGCTGTCCGAACAAGGGCAGTGGGAGAAGATCCGCACCACGCTCCAGACGCGCGAATCCGAACTGGCGGCAGGGTCCACGCTGAGCATGCGCTATGGCGAGGCATTGCTGCAGCTGGGCCATGCGGAGCAGGCGCGGGTGATCTTCAGGCGGGCGGTGCTGGCGCTTCCGGGCAATCCCTATGCCCGGCTGATGCTGGGTGAGTCGCAGCTGGCGACCGGCGACGGTCAGGGGGCATGGGCAACGCTGCAGCCGCTCGCGGCATCGACGCTGGCCGGGCCGCAGGTGCTGGAAGCTGCCGAACAGGCTGCCCGTGCGGTCGGCGCGCCCGAGGCGGCGGCGCTGCAGGCGCGGCTCGATCCAGCGCGGCTCAAGGAGACGATGGCCTTGGTCGGCCAAGGCGAATCCGCCATCGCCGGGCAGCGCTGGGCCACGGCGGCGGGAATCTACGAGAGACTGCTGATGCGCGGTGAGGACCCGGAGGTGCTCAAGCGCCTCGCATTCACGCGAAGCGGGCTGGGTGAGGGGGATGCCGCCATCCGCGCTGCCGACAAGGCGGTAGCGCTGGGCAGCGACAATCCGGACTATCTTTTCGTTGCCGGACTGGTGCGCGTCGTGGCGGGGCGCGATCTCGGCGAGGCGCAGCGACTGCTTGAAAAAGCCGCCGATCTCGATCCCGCCAACCGTGCGATCGCGCGCGAACTGAAAAAGGCGAAGGCCGCCGCCGGGTGATCCGGCGACGGCCTTTTGCCAGATTAGGTAGAACCCACCCCCACCCCCTCCCGCTTGCGGGAGGGGAGAAACGGAGACGTCCCTCCCGCTTGCGGGAGGGGAGCGAGACTTAGGCCAAAGGCCTTAGTCGCAGCGGGGTGGGCACCAGTGCCGAAATATCAGGCGCGGGCCTTGCGGCGGCGCGCGTAGGCCAGGCCGATCAGGCCTGCACCCAGCATGCCCAGCATGCCCGGCTCCGGAACCGCGGTGCCGCCCGAGGAACCACCGCTCGAACCGCCCGAGGTCGAGGTGGTGCCGCCGGAGGTCGTCGTAGTGGTGCCGCCGGAGGTCGAACCGCCCGAAGTCGTCGTGCCACCCGAGGTGCTGGTCGTGCCACCCGAAGTCGTCGTGGTGCCGCCCGAAGTCGAGCTGCTGGTGGAGGTGCTGCCGCCGCACATCTTCCTGCCGATCTTGTCGCCGCAATCGCAGGAGTGCGTATGCTTGCCCTTCGAATAGGTCGCCTGCGCAGGCGAGGCCATGGCGACGGTGGCGCCGGCGGTGATCGTGAGAGCGATCAGAGTCTTGCGGATCATCGTAGTCTTACCCCAGTTACCCGAGTTGGTTGACCAGCAATACGCAATCACCGTGCCAATCGCCAATTTCCGCCAATTTCATTGAATCAGGCAGGGGTGAAGCGATCCATATGTAAGCTAACTCGACACCCTTCAGTCCTGCTGGCGCAGCGCCACGTCGTTCATGAAGCGGGCGTCGTCGCCGTTCGCAAGCCGATCCGCTTCCGCCGCCACCGCGCCCAGCATGTCGGCCAGCGGGTCCATCTCGGCCTTGGCGTAGTTGCCCAGCACGTAGCCGTGGACGCGGTCCTTGTGCCCGGGATGGCCTATGCCGAGCCGCACGCGGCGGAACTCCGCCCCGAGGTGCTGGTCGATCGAGCGCAGCCCGTTGTGCCCGGCATGGCCGCCGCCCTGCTTCACCTTCACCTTGAACGGCGCCAGGTCGAGTTCGTCGTGGAAGACGGTGAGGGCGGACAGGTCCAGCTTGTAGAAGCGCATCGCCTCGCCCACCGAGCGGCCGCTCTCGTTCATGAAGGTAGCGGGCTTGAGCAGCAGCACTTTGTCGCTGCCGATGCGGCCTTCCTGCAGCCAGCCCTGGAACTTCTTCTGGACCGGGCCGAAGCCGTGAATCTCGGCGATCGCGTCGGCAACCATGAAGCCGACGTTGTGGCGGTTGAAGACATACTGCGGACCGGGATTGCCCAGACCGACCCAAAGCTGCGTGGCCATCCGTATTCCTTGCCTGCGTCCTTGCGGTTGCATGAAAAGAAAAGGCCCCTCCCACGCGGGGTGGGAGAGGCCGTTTTCTACCCGAAAGCAGGAGAAGCTTACTCGGCCTCGGCCGCTGCTTCGCCTTCTTCGCTGCGCAGGGCAGAGGGAGCGGCGATCGTCGCGATCGTGTAGTCACGGTCGGTGATCGCGCTCTCGACGCCCTTGGGCAGCTTGACGTGGCTGATGTGGATCGATTCGCCCACGTCGAAGCCGGTCACGTCGATGGTGATCTCGTGCGGGATCTTCTCGGCGTCGCAGACCAGTTCGAGGTCGTGGCGAACGATGTTCAGCACGCCGCCGCGCTTCAGGCCCGGCGACAGCTCTTCGTTCTCGAACACGACGGGCACGTTGACGTGCACGGTCGCGCCCTTGGCGAGACGCAGGAAGTCGGCGTGGAGCGGGCGGTCGCTGACCGGGTGGAAGGCAACGTCCTTGGGCTGGGTGCGGAACTTCTTGCCATCGACTTCGACTTCGATGATCGAGTTGAAGAAGTGGCCGGTTCCGAGCTGGCGAGACAGCTCCTTTTCCTGGACGTGGATCGCGAGGGGCTCTTCGTTGCCACCGTAGATGACGGCGGGGACGCGACCTTCACGACGCAGTGCACGGGAGGCTCCCTTGCCAGCCCGATCACGCGTCTCGGCCGGCAGGTTAAGCGTATCGCTCATGGATCTTGCCTTTCAAAACTGGATAATAATGCGATGACACGCCGCTCATCGGTGCGCACCGTCCTGCCACGCCTCCAGGGATGACCATGACAGGAAGGCGCGGCCCTTACTGGGAGATGGGCGGAAAAGCAAGCCGTTCGTGCGTCCGTGGGCGCGATGTCGCGGTGTTTGAGGGGGCGGTTGCGACCCTTCGACAAGCTCAGGGTGAGCGGGGTTGGAATAAATCTCCCAATTCCGCTCAGGCTGAGCTTGTCGAAGCCCCCAAAGCCTCACTCCACCCGCGTGACCGTGAACCCCTCGGCCGTCAGCATTGCGGGCAATCCCTCAGGCCCGGCCATGTGCGCTGCGCCGACAGCCACGAACGGCTTGCTGCCCGAGCGAACCGCCTGTGCGATCCGGCCAGTCCAGCGCCGGTTGCGGCCGGTGAACAGCACCGCGCGCAGTTCCGGGTCGGCGAGCAGGCCCGAGCGGGTCTCCGCCTCGATCGCGTTCACGTCGCCCTTGCGCCAGCTGGCCGAAAGATCGCGGTCGGGAGAGACGGCTTCGGCGACGACTGCGGCGAGGAGGTCGCGCTGCTCG encodes:
- a CDS encoding tetratricopeptide repeat protein, whose translation is MRIALPLVALVALAACGDSPETLYAKARDDFAAGNYQRARVEVASALKDRPTDAPMLALLVETQLRLGDPDGAEGAIGRLERAGGKDMARMKAEVALLRGDAKAALATLGNETSVDGWRVRAEAQLALGDEEAARDAFEKGMKAGGDIRLAQSYARYLLENGDLARAASLLGEMQRIAPRSYEALVMAGDLASAQGREEDAARAYRTAIDAFPDRAAPMLALAEHYDGLGKLDEASKLVDQAAEVAPDDPEVEVMRIQLLSEQGQWEKIRTTLQTRESELAAGSTLSMRYGEALLQLGHAEQARVIFRRAVLALPGNPYARLMLGESQLATGDGQGAWATLQPLAASTLAGPQVLEAAEQAARAVGAPEAAALQARLDPARLKETMALVGQGESAIAGQRWATAAGIYERLLMRGEDPEVLKRLAFTRSGLGEGDAAIRAADKAVALGSDNPDYLFVAGLVRVVAGRDLGEAQRLLEKAADLDPANRAIARELKKAKAAAG
- a CDS encoding PEP-CTERM sorting domain-containing protein translates to MIRKTLIALTITAGATVAMASPAQATYSKGKHTHSCDCGDKIGRKMCGGSTSTSSSTSGGTTTTSGGTTSTSGGTTTSGGSTSGGTTTTTSGGTTSTSGGSSGGSSGGTAVPEPGMLGMLGAGLIGLAYARRRKARA
- the pth gene encoding aminoacyl-tRNA hydrolase, with the translated sequence MATQLWVGLGNPGPQYVFNRHNVGFMVADAIAEIHGFGPVQKKFQGWLQEGRIGSDKVLLLKPATFMNESGRSVGEAMRFYKLDLSALTVFHDELDLAPFKVKVKQGGGHAGHNGLRSIDQHLGAEFRRVRLGIGHPGHKDRVHGYVLGNYAKAEMDPLADMLGAVAAEADRLANGDDARFMNDVALRQQD
- a CDS encoding 50S ribosomal protein L25/general stress protein Ctc: MSDTLNLPAETRDRAGKGASRALRREGRVPAVIYGGNEEPLAIHVQEKELSRQLGTGHFFNSIIEVEVDGKKFRTQPKDVAFHPVSDRPLHADFLRLAKGATVHVNVPVVFENEELSPGLKRGGVLNIVRHDLELVCDAEKIPHEITIDVTGFDVGESIHISHVKLPKGVESAITDRDYTIATIAAPSALRSEEGEAAAEAE